A region from the Pseudodesulfovibrio sp. JC047 genome encodes:
- a CDS encoding lipoprotein codes for MKRFMLILTILAVLAGCATKDHAPNEDATNESPRDSEVVKGIGSRGMNP; via the coding sequence ATGAAACGTTTTATGCTGATTTTGACAATCCTTGCCGTACTCGCAGGATGCGCCACAAAAGATCACGCCCCCAATGAAGACGCAACAAACGAATCTCCAAGGGATTCTGAAGTCGTCAAGGGCATCGGAAGTCGGGGGATGAATCCGTAA
- a CDS encoding DUF2304 domain-containing protein, which produces MIRRQRLGVMHIFWWILAVFGLLFAGLFPQLLDRIGWMFGISYPPVLPILLALCFLFVKILTMDIERTKQEIRLRIMSQKMASYEAELQRLREEKLAQKDAENTEK; this is translated from the coding sequence TTGATTCGACGCCAGCGACTTGGTGTGATGCACATTTTTTGGTGGATTCTTGCCGTATTTGGTCTGCTTTTCGCCGGACTTTTTCCCCAATTGCTTGATCGCATCGGGTGGATGTTTGGAATTTCCTATCCACCAGTTCTGCCGATTCTTCTTGCTTTGTGCTTCTTGTTTGTAAAGATTTTGACCATGGATATTGAACGGACGAAGCAAGAAATCAGATTGCGGATAATGAGCCAGAAAATGGCGTCCTACGAAGCAGAGTTACAGAGACTGAGAGAGGAAAAATTGGCGCAGAAGGATGCCGAAAATACAGAAAAATAA
- a CDS encoding methyl-accepting chemotaxis protein has translation MSVRNKLVLVLLVCVVCFALVFGVTRFGRNISDHYATLMKEARNAYGELLQSRRQEKNFQLRKKIDAIARVDTHVTAVRDSIKSIANADPEMAESSDNALELLLEYETNFHTLADAEIAIGLTIDSGWRNRFIMSARGLEEIFAGLDSLDMTVLLLQIRRQEKNYIMRRQAVYIERMDAWIDKMQAAVAASSLFEGQDRIDFAEKMDIYLNAFSGYRKSLESGDAAAAHLAQSATALEPVLKDIRNHYMEKSAQVASYVDMAVISVEIAACVFIVLCILWTLFSITRPLGALQKYSRDVADGNLEARPSGTFNHEFKNLCDDLMQMVRQLHEQLEAVRLKEAEAVAQAEAARQAMLATQEQERRVRTLWGRMSETGKQAEGIADRVGGATEQVAAMLVQIRQGSHSQHERVMETAIAMDQMNAVVCEVSRNASQATGRAMDARDTAVEGAGLVSDAVTSIEDVNGFTDKISQGLEKLGVQVESIGQVMDVINEIADQTNLLALNAAIEAARAGEAGRGFAVVADEVRKLAEKTMSATKEVEEHVVSIQHSSARNIERFRDVVEVVKHSALQARASGEAQDSIISLVEQNVLNVESIASASEEQSVASEQISKAMEEVSQIAKSFTEGVENAHTAVIDLVELSEELRRSMHEMVSGEEVDDFAEDTSIAVSVSPYEKESQPVRV, from the coding sequence ATGTCGGTGAGAAACAAGCTTGTCCTGGTGCTTCTGGTTTGTGTGGTCTGCTTTGCTTTAGTCTTTGGGGTGACCCGATTCGGACGGAATATTTCGGACCATTACGCGACCCTGATGAAAGAGGCGCGCAATGCGTATGGCGAGCTTTTGCAATCGCGCAGACAGGAGAAAAATTTTCAATTGCGCAAAAAAATCGATGCTATCGCGCGGGTGGATACGCATGTCACTGCGGTTCGGGACAGTATCAAGTCCATTGCCAACGCTGATCCCGAAATGGCAGAATCCTCAGATAACGCATTGGAGCTTCTTCTGGAATATGAGACCAATTTTCATACCCTCGCCGATGCCGAGATTGCTATCGGATTGACCATTGATTCAGGGTGGCGCAACCGATTCATCATGTCCGCCCGAGGGCTGGAAGAGATTTTTGCCGGGTTGGACAGTCTTGATATGACGGTACTCTTGTTACAAATTCGTCGGCAAGAAAAAAATTATATCATGCGTCGTCAGGCGGTGTACATTGAGCGGATGGATGCGTGGATAGACAAGATGCAGGCCGCTGTTGCAGCGTCGTCCTTGTTCGAGGGGCAGGATCGGATAGATTTTGCGGAAAAGATGGATATTTATCTGAATGCCTTCAGTGGCTATCGAAAGAGCCTGGAATCCGGTGATGCCGCCGCAGCGCATTTGGCGCAATCCGCAACGGCCCTTGAGCCGGTTCTCAAGGACATCAGAAATCATTACATGGAAAAGAGTGCCCAGGTCGCCAGTTATGTGGATATGGCGGTCATCAGTGTCGAAATTGCTGCATGTGTTTTTATCGTTTTGTGTATCCTGTGGACGTTGTTTTCGATCACTCGACCGCTCGGAGCCTTGCAGAAATATTCGCGCGATGTTGCGGATGGGAATTTGGAAGCTCGACCCTCGGGCACATTCAATCATGAATTCAAGAATTTGTGCGATGATTTGATGCAGATGGTCAGGCAGTTGCACGAGCAGTTGGAGGCCGTGCGCCTCAAGGAGGCGGAGGCTGTGGCACAGGCAGAAGCCGCGCGGCAAGCCATGTTGGCGACCCAGGAGCAGGAGCGTCGTGTGCGAACCCTGTGGGGCCGCATGTCCGAGACGGGCAAGCAGGCGGAAGGCATAGCTGACCGCGTGGGAGGAGCAACCGAGCAGGTCGCTGCCATGTTGGTGCAGATTCGACAGGGGTCACACAGTCAGCATGAACGGGTCATGGAAACCGCGATTGCGATGGATCAGATGAATGCGGTTGTCTGTGAAGTGAGCAGGAATGCGTCGCAGGCGACAGGTCGGGCCATGGATGCTCGGGATACGGCGGTGGAAGGTGCTGGGTTGGTTTCGGATGCCGTAACTTCCATTGAAGATGTCAATGGATTTACCGACAAGATAAGTCAGGGGCTGGAAAAGCTCGGGGTGCAGGTTGAATCCATTGGACAAGTCATGGATGTCATCAATGAAATTGCGGATCAGACAAACCTGCTGGCCCTGAATGCCGCCATTGAGGCAGCTCGTGCCGGAGAAGCCGGGCGAGGGTTTGCCGTGGTTGCCGATGAAGTCAGAAAATTGGCGGAAAAGACGATGTCCGCCACCAAGGAAGTGGAAGAGCATGTCGTGTCCATTCAACATTCATCCGCTCGGAATATTGAACGATTTCGTGATGTTGTCGAGGTCGTGAAACACAGTGCCCTCCAGGCCCGGGCTTCGGGCGAGGCGCAGGATTCCATCATCTCTCTGGTTGAACAGAATGTGCTGAATGTGGAGAGTATTGCATCGGCGTCCGAAGAACAAAGCGTGGCGTCGGAACAGATTTCAAAAGCCATGGAGGAAGTCAGTCAGATCGCGAAATCCTTTACCGAAGGGGTTGAAAATGCGCACACCGCAGTGATTGATCTGGTGGAATTGTCCGAAGAATTGCGCCGGAGTATGCATGAAATGGTGTCTGGTGAAGAAGTTGACGATTTCGCTGAGGATACTTCAATCGCTGTTTCCGTGTCGCCATACGAAAAGGAATCGCAGCCTGTTCGTGTTTGA
- a CDS encoding DEAD/DEAH box helicase, with amino-acid sequence MAPQIADHRFLDGAEARFGEPRRPWPTPLRAALTLLGMDQLYAHQAEAVDYVRAGRHVVVATPTASGKTLTYNLPVMERCLADPEAKALYLFPLKALAQDQLKGFNELAALLPEERRPTAAIYDGDTTPHFRKKIRNSPPNVILSNPEMVHLSMLPFHASWAEFLSGLTHIVVDEVHTYRGVMGGHMAMVFRRLLRLCRYYGATPTFVFCSATIGNPAELCHMLTGLDVHPILESGAARGGRHMVFFNPDGSPSQAAIQLLQAALARNLRTIVYCQSRKMTELISMWATERSGRFKEKISAYRAGFLPEERREIETRMADGDLLAVISTSALELGIDIGGLDVCIMVGYPGSIMATLQRGGRVGRSQQDSMVALIAQEDALDQYFMRNPDDFFSRPPESAMLNPYNPVIMDRHLICAAAELTVRHGETFLREKAVSDRVQELVSLGRLFEVQPELAGHPAEVVSSRKRPHRDVDLRGAGQQLHIEDISSVTEKAPVIGTIDAHRAFRETHPGAVYLHRGQTYVITDLNVGAGAVHARKQRVGYYTKPRGNKDTEILEVLGQKACFGTRVYYGRVKVTEQITGYEKRSVRGGKLLGIMPLDLPPSVFETEAIWFEIGHDIRRRCEEEFLHFMGGIHAFEHAAIGMLPLLVMTDRNDLGGISTPMHPQVEGPAVFIYDGMPGGAGLTRQAFEHADELIETTLKTIEDCPCDLGCPSCVHSPKCGSGNRPIDKRAAQFVLEAIRSGDPKSIEPKEIDVTLLPGIDLKKPAPKRYGVIDIETRYSAAEVGGWNRADRMGVSIACVYDSDDDAMHDYEQDQMPELVEHLQQFDLVIGFNHVKFDYAVLSGLNPFHFRGLPNLDLLMEVHNRLGYRLKLDNIASATLNVGKSADGLQALKWWQEGRLDLITEYCRQDVAVTRDVYLFGREHGHVLFTNKAGQKVKLPIDW; translated from the coding sequence ATGGCACCCCAGATAGCGGACCATCGTTTCCTGGATGGAGCCGAGGCCCGTTTTGGCGAACCTCGTCGTCCATGGCCGACTCCGTTGCGCGCTGCATTGACCCTGCTTGGCATGGATCAACTCTATGCGCATCAGGCCGAAGCCGTGGATTATGTCCGGGCCGGTCGCCATGTAGTCGTGGCCACGCCCACGGCCAGCGGCAAGACGTTGACGTACAATCTTCCGGTCATGGAACGGTGCCTGGCCGACCCTGAAGCCAAGGCCCTGTATCTGTTTCCGCTCAAGGCATTGGCTCAGGACCAGCTCAAGGGCTTCAACGAATTGGCCGCGCTCTTGCCGGAGGAACGTCGTCCCACCGCCGCCATTTATGATGGGGATACCACGCCCCATTTTCGCAAGAAAATTCGCAATTCGCCACCCAATGTCATTTTGTCCAATCCGGAAATGGTCCATTTGTCCATGTTGCCGTTTCATGCGAGCTGGGCGGAATTCCTGTCCGGCCTGACCCATATTGTGGTGGACGAAGTTCATACCTATCGGGGCGTCATGGGTGGACATATGGCCATGGTGTTTCGGCGTCTTTTGCGGTTGTGTCGATATTACGGGGCCACCCCCACATTCGTTTTTTGTTCCGCCACCATCGGCAATCCCGCTGAACTCTGCCACATGTTGACCGGGTTGGATGTTCACCCCATTCTCGAATCCGGTGCGGCGCGCGGAGGACGGCACATGGTCTTTTTCAACCCGGACGGCAGCCCGTCACAAGCCGCCATTCAGTTGCTTCAAGCCGCATTGGCCCGAAATCTGCGGACCATTGTTTATTGTCAGTCCCGCAAGATGACTGAACTCATTTCCATGTGGGCCACGGAACGGAGTGGGCGATTTAAGGAGAAAATTTCTGCCTACCGTGCCGGTTTTCTCCCCGAGGAGCGGCGTGAAATTGAAACACGGATGGCTGATGGCGATCTGTTGGCCGTCATTTCCACTTCGGCCCTTGAGCTTGGCATTGATATCGGCGGATTGGATGTCTGCATCATGGTGGGCTATCCCGGTTCGATCATGGCCACGTTGCAACGCGGTGGGCGCGTGGGCCGCAGCCAGCAGGACAGCATGGTGGCCCTTATCGCCCAGGAAGACGCGCTCGATCAATATTTCATGCGCAACCCGGATGATTTTTTCAGTCGCCCCCCGGAATCCGCCATGCTCAATCCGTACAATCCGGTCATCATGGATCGACACCTCATTTGTGCCGCCGCCGAATTGACCGTGCGTCATGGCGAAACGTTTCTCCGGGAAAAGGCTGTGAGCGATCGTGTTCAGGAACTCGTCTCACTTGGCCGATTGTTCGAGGTTCAACCCGAACTGGCCGGACATCCGGCGGAAGTCGTGTCCAGCCGGAAGCGGCCGCATCGAGACGTTGATTTGCGTGGAGCCGGGCAGCAATTGCATATCGAAGACATTTCCTCGGTCACGGAAAAGGCCCCGGTCATCGGTACCATTGACGCCCACCGGGCGTTTCGCGAAACCCATCCCGGAGCCGTGTATCTGCATCGCGGCCAGACGTATGTCATCACCGATCTCAACGTCGGAGCCGGTGCTGTTCATGCCCGCAAGCAACGGGTGGGGTATTATACCAAACCCAGAGGCAACAAGGACACGGAGATCTTGGAAGTCCTTGGTCAGAAAGCGTGTTTTGGCACCCGGGTTTATTATGGCCGAGTCAAGGTGACCGAGCAGATTACCGGCTATGAAAAACGGTCTGTCCGAGGGGGAAAGCTCCTTGGCATCATGCCGCTCGATTTGCCGCCTTCAGTTTTTGAAACCGAAGCCATCTGGTTTGAGATCGGCCATGACATCCGCCGTCGATGCGAAGAGGAATTCCTTCATTTCATGGGTGGTATCCACGCCTTTGAGCACGCGGCCATCGGCATGTTGCCCCTGCTGGTCATGACCGACCGAAACGACCTCGGTGGCATCTCCACCCCCATGCATCCACAGGTGGAAGGCCCGGCTGTTTTCATTTATGATGGGATGCCCGGAGGAGCCGGGTTGACTCGGCAGGCCTTTGAGCACGCCGATGAACTGATCGAGACGACGCTCAAGACCATTGAGGACTGTCCCTGTGATTTGGGGTGTCCGTCCTGTGTCCATTCGCCCAAGTGTGGATCAGGCAATCGTCCCATCGACAAACGGGCCGCTCAATTTGTGCTTGAGGCGATTCGTTCGGGAGACCCGAAATCAATCGAACCCAAGGAGATAGATGTGACGCTTCTACCTGGAATTGACCTGAAGAAACCCGCTCCCAAGCGGTATGGCGTGATTGACATCGAAACCCGTTACTCCGCCGCTGAAGTCGGTGGCTGGAATCGGGCTGATCGCATGGGCGTTTCCATCGCCTGCGTGTATGATTCAGATGATGACGCCATGCATGATTATGAACAGGACCAGATGCCGGAACTGGTCGAGCATTTGCAACAGTTCGATCTGGTGATCGGTTTCAATCATGTCAAATTCGACTACGCCGTCCTCAGCGGGTTGAATCCTTTTCATTTTCGCGGATTGCCGAATCTTGATTTGCTGATGGAAGTGCACAACAGGCTTGGATATCGACTCAAACTCGACAATATCGCTTCAGCCACCCTGAATGTCGGCAAATCCGCAGACGGTTTGCAAGCCCTGAAATGGTGGCAGGAAGGGCGGCTGGACCTCATCACCGAATATTGCCGACAGGATGTTGCCGTGACGCGGGATGTCTATCTGTTTGGCCGAGAGCATGGCCATGTCTTGTTTACCAACAAGGCCGGACAAAAGGTCAAATTGCCCATTGACTGGTAA
- a CDS encoding ATP-grasp domain-containing protein has product MFLLDAPYVSDFLKKAVSELGQSVLDTPEARRLVGDTGLDFMDIATFTSRLEAGEKVLTNSENALEHVIRCGGESDLARQIDICKDKALFRETVADLHPHYRFMRVPFEDLESFDLSSMPCPFVVKPARGFFSLGVHVVATPDDWPDVVAAIHEERAAMNAEYPEDVVNSAEFIVEQCIDGTEYAIDVFYDEQGDAVITNILHHHFISEDDVSDRLYYTSTAIMKTWLLPFSEYVSAVGHACDFRNFATHIEVRVTADGDIIPIEANPLRFAGWCVADITSHAWGFNPYACYFKSLRPDWDAILDGQEDRVTAMVIGDFVPGADRDRVVSIDYDGFCDLFPTVLEVRKIDYRAYPVFAFVFAQMNETELAELKTAIASDFSRFVVMK; this is encoded by the coding sequence ATGTTTCTTCTCGACGCTCCCTATGTTTCCGATTTCCTGAAAAAAGCGGTCAGCGAACTCGGTCAGTCGGTTTTGGACACCCCAGAAGCTCGGAGGCTTGTCGGCGACACCGGGCTGGATTTCATGGATATTGCGACATTTACGTCCCGCCTTGAAGCCGGGGAAAAGGTGCTGACCAACTCGGAGAATGCGCTTGAGCATGTCATTCGTTGTGGTGGCGAGTCCGATCTGGCCCGGCAGATCGATATCTGCAAGGACAAGGCCCTGTTCCGCGAGACCGTGGCCGACCTGCACCCCCACTATCGATTCATGCGAGTTCCCTTCGAGGATCTCGAATCGTTTGATCTTTCGTCCATGCCGTGTCCGTTTGTGGTCAAACCGGCACGGGGATTTTTCAGTCTTGGCGTGCATGTGGTTGCCACCCCGGACGATTGGCCCGATGTCGTGGCCGCCATCCACGAGGAACGGGCGGCCATGAACGCCGAATATCCCGAAGACGTGGTCAACTCCGCCGAGTTCATCGTGGAACAGTGCATTGATGGAACGGAATACGCCATTGACGTCTTTTATGACGAGCAGGGTGACGCCGTGATTACCAACATCCTGCATCACCATTTCATTTCCGAAGACGACGTTTCGGATCGGCTGTACTACACGTCCACCGCCATCATGAAAACATGGCTGCTCCCGTTTTCCGAGTATGTGTCCGCCGTGGGACACGCCTGTGATTTTCGCAATTTCGCCACGCATATCGAAGTCCGCGTGACTGCCGACGGAGATATCATTCCCATTGAGGCCAATCCGCTCCGGTTCGCAGGATGGTGTGTGGCGGATATCACGTCTCACGCCTGGGGTTTCAATCCTTACGCGTGCTATTTCAAGTCATTGCGTCCGGATTGGGATGCCATCTTGGATGGGCAGGAAGATCGTGTCACCGCCATGGTCATCGGCGATTTCGTACCGGGTGCGGATCGGGACCGTGTCGTGTCCATTGATTACGACGGATTTTGCGACCTTTTCCCGACCGTCCTTGAAGTGCGAAAAATCGATTACCGGGCATATCCGGTCTTTGCCTTTGTTTTTGCTCAGATGAACGAAACAGAACTCGCGGAATTGAAGACCGCCATTGCCAGTGACTTCAGCCGATTCGTGGTCATGAAATAG
- a CDS encoding glycosyltransferase family 2 protein → MSNTQNVAIIIPALNEAHTIGPVVTEIRALGFDVYVVDDCSNDGTDHVALAAGAIVLRMPFATGAWGAIQAGMLYALKSHAYECFITMDADGQHRPEFIPILLDKLETSPADVLIGSFPQRGSAARKLAWKFFSCVTGLRVQDLTSGFRVYGRNAAEVLMCREAVLFDYQDLGVLLLLRRMKIDFQEVPVAMCAREDGCSRIFNSWFSVFSYMLKTCLWIMTDYVSGSKKTTRDWTEYDGI, encoded by the coding sequence ATGTCGAATACTCAAAATGTTGCAATAATTATCCCGGCTCTGAATGAGGCGCATACCATCGGGCCCGTTGTGACTGAAATACGGGCTTTGGGGTTTGATGTGTACGTGGTGGATGATTGTAGCAATGATGGAACGGATCATGTTGCCCTTGCGGCCGGAGCGATTGTCTTGCGAATGCCATTTGCAACAGGGGCATGGGGGGCTATTCAGGCCGGTATGTTATACGCCTTGAAAAGTCATGCTTACGAATGTTTTATCACCATGGATGCAGATGGTCAGCATCGTCCGGAATTTATACCAATTTTGTTGGATAAACTGGAAACGTCACCAGCCGATGTCTTGATTGGTAGTTTCCCTCAGAGAGGAAGTGCGGCGCGGAAATTGGCGTGGAAGTTCTTTTCGTGTGTGACAGGCCTTCGGGTTCAGGATCTGACCTCTGGGTTCAGGGTCTACGGACGGAACGCGGCCGAAGTCTTGATGTGCAGAGAGGCAGTATTGTTTGACTATCAGGATCTCGGTGTGCTTTTGTTGCTTCGACGAATGAAGATTGATTTTCAGGAAGTCCCTGTGGCCATGTGTGCTCGGGAAGATGGCTGTTCCCGCATTTTCAATTCATGGTTTTCTGTATTCTCATACATGCTGAAAACCTGTCTTTGGATAATGACGGACTATGTTTCAGGCAGCAAAAAAACGACACGAGATTGGACGGAATATGACGGTATATAA
- a CDS encoding autotransporter outer membrane beta-barrel domain-containing protein, producing MKRFAIFVMVLAAMAFATMAFAETNGQQQANSDIARTSSQALSTMVQGRVATIAAPKPAGFDATAKNHISKNGSFAFATNAEELGLSSGDSANEFGLWGMGAFNSFESDASGGKYDANAFNLLIGADWRATSDLLIGIAAGTGTLDLDKKDWNGGADDGYIRTEHEWTIMPYAAYNITDTTIFDASFAYTDSRYKDNDGTDSAKYDSTRMMTNLGLSQYYMVDKWTLSGRLGFMYIDGDLGSYSRGATDVANPDTYLGQVSAEAKAAYIFDNGIEPYAALRYFYDVATSVTPVHSDYDEFEGVLGANWHIGNDWSLGLEGGASAGRSKYNAYRGQASVRYEF from the coding sequence ATGAAACGTTTTGCAATTTTTGTCATGGTGCTGGCCGCAATGGCCTTTGCAACCATGGCCTTTGCGGAAACAAATGGCCAGCAGCAGGCGAATAGCGATATCGCCCGCACCAGCAGTCAGGCCTTGAGCACCATGGTGCAAGGGCGTGTGGCAACGATAGCCGCTCCGAAACCTGCGGGTTTTGATGCGACTGCCAAAAATCATATCAGCAAAAACGGCTCGTTCGCTTTTGCAACAAACGCTGAAGAACTTGGCCTGTCCTCCGGTGACAGTGCAAACGAATTTGGCCTTTGGGGTATGGGCGCCTTCAATTCATTTGAAAGTGACGCATCCGGTGGCAAGTATGACGCGAACGCATTCAATCTGTTGATTGGTGCTGACTGGCGTGCAACTTCAGATCTGTTGATTGGTATCGCAGCCGGTACCGGAACGCTGGATCTCGACAAGAAAGATTGGAATGGTGGCGCTGATGACGGGTATATCCGGACTGAGCACGAATGGACCATCATGCCATATGCTGCATATAACATTACTGACACGACAATATTCGATGCCTCTTTTGCCTATACGGATTCCCGCTATAAGGACAACGACGGTACTGATTCTGCCAAATACGATTCAACCCGTATGATGACCAACCTTGGTTTGTCCCAGTACTACATGGTTGACAAATGGACTTTGAGTGGACGTCTTGGCTTCATGTACATTGATGGTGACTTGGGTTCATATTCCCGCGGCGCCACTGATGTTGCCAATCCTGACACCTATCTTGGTCAGGTGAGTGCTGAAGCAAAGGCTGCTTACATCTTCGATAACGGTATTGAGCCTTACGCCGCTCTCCGTTACTTCTACGATGTCGCCACCTCTGTTACCCCTGTCCATTCGGATTACGACGAATTCGAGGGTGTGCTTGGTGCCAACTGGCATATCGGTAACGATTGGTCCTTGGGCCTGGAAGGCGGTGCTTCCGCCGGCCGTTCCAAGTACAATGCCTACCGAGGTCAGGCCAGCGTTCGTTATGAATTCTAA
- a CDS encoding glycosyltransferase has product MKLLHISKFTSPERGGVETFVRDLSVEQARHGSHVHILCHHSKPFQASDTVSREGVNITRATTACTFSFAPLSPTFPLLLRTLTTRNAPNVIHLHLPNPAVLFCGRLPKDIPLVIHWHADVHGSPNSLVKTLYPAYRIFEQRCLHKAASIIATSSHYLESSASLRRWNDKCTVIPLGLDRDRYPLHPKKPSSPAPLIASVGRFAYYKGYEHLVHAAQQLPDVQFVIAGNGPLFPKITQLVHQLGLTDRVHLPGHISDTELHTLLGHATAFCLPSVDRGEAFGVVLLEAMRYGLPLVSTSIPGSATGWVNQDGITGRVVPPNDPKALAHAIQEFVKNPETTKKYGVAAQQRLKDRFTIEKVAESINRVYERVITRSTT; this is encoded by the coding sequence ATGAAGCTCCTCCACATCAGCAAATTCACGTCCCCTGAACGAGGTGGCGTTGAAACTTTTGTTCGAGACCTTTCCGTGGAACAGGCCCGACACGGTTCGCACGTCCATATTTTATGCCATCACTCCAAGCCCTTTCAAGCGTCTGATACCGTCTCTCGCGAAGGGGTGAATATCACTCGTGCAACCACGGCATGCACCTTTTCATTTGCCCCGCTTTCGCCAACTTTTCCACTGTTGTTGCGCACACTCACCACACGAAACGCCCCTAACGTCATTCACCTGCACCTGCCCAATCCAGCAGTGCTCTTCTGTGGCAGACTCCCAAAAGACATACCACTCGTCATCCATTGGCACGCGGATGTTCACGGATCGCCAAACAGTTTGGTCAAGACACTCTATCCGGCATATCGCATTTTTGAACAACGGTGCCTCCACAAAGCGGCCAGCATCATTGCCACGTCATCGCACTATCTGGAATCAAGTGCTTCACTCCGTCGCTGGAACGACAAATGTACCGTGATTCCTCTCGGGCTTGATAGAGACCGGTATCCGTTGCACCCAAAAAAACCGTCGTCTCCCGCCCCTCTCATCGCCAGTGTCGGCAGATTTGCCTATTATAAAGGATATGAACATCTCGTCCATGCCGCCCAACAACTACCAGACGTCCAATTCGTCATCGCGGGGAACGGCCCTTTGTTCCCGAAAATCACACAACTCGTCCACCAACTGGGACTGACGGACCGAGTGCATCTCCCCGGCCACATCTCGGACACGGAACTCCACACCCTGCTGGGCCATGCCACGGCATTCTGTCTACCCTCCGTGGATAGGGGCGAAGCCTTTGGTGTGGTGCTGCTCGAAGCCATGCGGTACGGACTGCCACTCGTCAGCACATCCATTCCCGGTTCAGCAACCGGATGGGTCAATCAGGACGGCATCACGGGGCGAGTCGTGCCCCCCAATGATCCCAAAGCCCTTGCTCATGCCATTCAAGAATTTGTTAAAAATCCTGAGACCACAAAAAAATACGGCGTAGCAGCACAACAACGGCTCAAAGACCGCTTTACCATCGAAAAAGTCGCCGAGTCCATCAACCGTGTTTATGAACGCGTCATCACCCGATCGACCACATAG
- a CDS encoding glycosyltransferase family 1 protein, with translation MKKILVNAMPLTVVGTGVGRYLRGLYSALEAEWSDSFEVSYFTGKGIVSTMPDPVGPGWKERVGQLLWKMPTPIAFGARMMQHASLERSFARINPGYDIYHEAGYFPFQAKRAKRTVMTIHDLSLLLHPSWHPRERVRYWQHFFHDRVPSVGAFCAVSEFTKQEMVDHLYIDPALITVTHLGVDETLFNDGDDLEAQAFLEKAGLPEDFLLFVGSGDPRKNLDKAIAAIGLSHVNLPLVVVGWTGWNSVQGTNVVGLGFLSDRVLAQVYRRATMLVMPSEYEGFGLPVVEAMACGCPVLASRAGALEEVGGQAVASVDDTHDLRGFADKIDETVLSIERLSELAGKGKKRSVSFSWRRTASLTMGKCIEENAV, from the coding sequence GTGAAAAAAATTTTGGTGAATGCCATGCCGTTGACCGTCGTTGGGACCGGGGTTGGTCGGTATCTTCGTGGACTGTATTCCGCGCTCGAAGCAGAATGGTCGGATTCTTTCGAAGTGTCATATTTTACAGGCAAAGGAATTGTTTCAACCATGCCTGACCCCGTTGGGCCGGGGTGGAAAGAGCGTGTGGGACAACTTCTGTGGAAAATGCCCACTCCCATCGCATTCGGAGCCCGCATGATGCAACACGCTTCGCTTGAGAGGAGTTTCGCTAGGATCAATCCGGGCTATGACATCTATCATGAAGCGGGCTATTTCCCTTTTCAGGCCAAACGGGCAAAGCGAACTGTGATGACCATTCATGATCTGTCACTGTTGTTGCATCCCTCTTGGCATCCCCGGGAACGTGTGCGGTATTGGCAACATTTTTTTCATGACAGAGTCCCTTCCGTGGGTGCCTTTTGTGCGGTTTCCGAATTTACCAAACAGGAGATGGTGGACCATCTTTACATTGATCCTGCGTTGATTACGGTGACGCATCTTGGCGTTGACGAGACGCTGTTTAACGATGGTGATGACCTGGAAGCGCAGGCCTTCCTTGAAAAAGCAGGACTGCCGGAAGACTTTCTGCTTTTTGTGGGAAGTGGTGATCCCAGGAAAAATCTCGATAAAGCTATTGCCGCCATTGGATTGAGCCATGTGAATCTACCGTTGGTCGTTGTCGGCTGGACTGGGTGGAATTCGGTGCAGGGAACAAATGTGGTGGGGCTCGGATTTCTTTCGGATCGAGTGTTGGCACAAGTGTATCGTCGGGCGACAATGCTTGTGATGCCCAGTGAATATGAAGGGTTTGGATTGCCTGTGGTTGAAGCCATGGCCTGTGGCTGTCCTGTTTTGGCGTCCAGAGCGGGAGCTCTTGAAGAAGTCGGCGGACAGGCCGTTGCCTCTGTGGATGATACGCACGACTTACGTGGATTTGCGGATAAAATAGACGAAACGGTTTTGTCGATTGAGAGACTGTCTGAATTAGCGGGGAAGGGGAAAAAACGTTCAGTTTCGTTTAGTTGGAGAAGAACCGCTTCATTGACGATGGGAAAATGTATCGAGGAGAATGCGGTTTGA